The following proteins are co-located in the Rhodococcus opacus B4 genome:
- a CDS encoding LysR family transcriptional regulator → MARDIARTVRGITLQQLRYFVEVAAEGSISAAADLLYVAQPTMSAALKDLERRVGRTLFVRSTRGVTLTEDGAEFLGYARQVVEQSELLEQRYLGRGPSRRLLAVSTQHYSFVVDAFARMVKASEAAEYAFSLRETRTWDIIEDVRTLRSELGVLYRNEFNANVINKLIREAGLVFTPLFLASPHIFIARTNPLAGRESVALSDLEDLPRLTFDQGVNNSFYLAEEILSTRSSKQDIRVSDRATIFNLMIGLGGYTISTGIVSDDLDPSIVAVPLDVDDRIEIGWIGHASVSLTAQAQRFVAEMRDVVSGFGVDLLA, encoded by the coding sequence ATGGCACGGGACATCGCGAGAACGGTGCGGGGAATCACCCTTCAGCAGTTGCGGTACTTCGTGGAGGTGGCCGCCGAAGGATCCATCAGTGCCGCGGCGGACCTGCTGTATGTCGCGCAACCGACCATGTCGGCCGCGCTGAAAGACCTCGAACGTCGCGTGGGACGTACGCTCTTCGTTCGCTCGACCCGTGGGGTGACGCTCACCGAAGACGGGGCGGAATTTCTCGGCTACGCGCGCCAGGTGGTCGAGCAATCGGAACTCCTGGAACAGCGTTATCTTGGCCGCGGGCCCTCGCGCCGGCTCCTGGCCGTATCAACTCAGCACTACTCATTCGTCGTCGACGCCTTCGCCCGCATGGTGAAAGCGTCTGAGGCCGCGGAGTACGCGTTCAGTCTTCGAGAGACCCGCACGTGGGACATCATCGAGGATGTTCGCACGCTGCGAAGTGAACTCGGTGTGCTCTATCGCAACGAGTTCAACGCAAACGTGATCAACAAGCTGATTCGCGAAGCAGGGCTGGTCTTCACGCCGCTGTTTCTGGCGTCGCCGCATATCTTCATCGCCCGCACGAACCCTCTCGCAGGGCGAGAGAGTGTGGCGCTGAGTGATCTTGAAGATTTGCCCCGGCTCACGTTCGACCAGGGTGTGAACAACTCCTTCTACCTCGCTGAAGAGATCCTCTCCACCCGTTCATCGAAGCAAGACATTCGGGTCAGCGATCGAGCGACCATCTTCAACCTCATGATCGGTCTGGGCGGGTACACCATCTCTACCGGCATCGTCTCGGACGATCTCGATCCGTCTATCGTCGCTGTTCCGCTCGACGTGGACGATCGCATCGAGATCGGTTGGATCGGTCATGCCTCGGTGTCTTTGACCGCCCAGGCTCAGCGCTTCGTGGCGGAGATGCGCGACGTCGTTTCGGGGTTCGGAGTCGATCTGCTGGCATAG